Proteins encoded together in one Candidatus Obscuribacterales bacterium window:
- a CDS encoding DUF4912 domain-containing protein, which yields MMPRSFQLLCSPLYGLLLLALVGLSNDLSPRMMALSPQPMLAQAQASPPPSGQTSPKWFWGIVAVMPMGWLALGLWRWRREQQVAVAERTHPDAPPSGAAIAAQRIGTVVAADRAGRLGTAIAPVQAKPGVARVPDVATINADLPPIPERSHLSLTQQEHWAHAAWQLTPQNQTAFQNHGSLALRLYDATDRDLDQQNPHSLQQFDCAGQQEYWMPLPMSDRDYVADIGYLTADGQWVTLARSPVLRAAPTPAPASLTEQHHDAVQPVIHEQLFHLATAGLETMTGSIALSGGGGWMLPTPSGMGWSGIQSGASGIGLAASMPPERSRRFWLVADAELIVYGSTESDAHVAVNGQPKLLQPDGTFQWQVPFPNGQIRYAIRAIAADGEQERLMRLEFERTTPTDQTHGQDLGEDPWF from the coding sequence ATGATGCCCCGTAGTTTCCAACTGCTCTGTTCCCCCCTGTATGGGCTACTGCTCCTAGCCCTAGTTGGCCTGTCGAACGACCTGTCGCCTCGGATGATGGCCCTGTCGCCACAGCCCATGCTGGCCCAGGCTCAGGCATCGCCGCCGCCCTCGGGACAGACATCACCCAAGTGGTTTTGGGGCATTGTTGCGGTGATGCCCATGGGCTGGCTGGCCCTAGGACTATGGCGCTGGCGACGGGAACAGCAGGTGGCGGTAGCAGAACGCACCCATCCTGATGCGCCACCCTCGGGAGCAGCGATCGCCGCCCAACGCATTGGCACCGTGGTGGCGGCCGATCGAGCTGGACGCCTGGGAACAGCGATCGCCCCGGTTCAGGCGAAGCCAGGTGTTGCAAGGGTTCCAGATGTCGCCACGATCAATGCTGATCTGCCACCCATACCGGAGCGTAGTCATCTCAGCCTAACGCAGCAGGAGCATTGGGCCCATGCCGCTTGGCAACTAACCCCCCAGAATCAAACAGCATTCCAGAACCATGGATCCCTAGCGCTGCGCCTCTACGACGCCACCGATCGCGATCTAGACCAGCAAAATCCCCATAGCCTGCAGCAGTTTGACTGTGCTGGTCAGCAAGAGTATTGGATGCCTCTGCCGATGAGCGATCGCGACTATGTGGCCGACATCGGCTACCTCACCGCCGATGGGCAGTGGGTTACGTTGGCGCGATCGCCCGTGCTGCGTGCTGCTCCGACCCCGGCACCAGCCTCCCTGACTGAGCAACACCACGACGCCGTCCAGCCGGTGATCCACGAACAGCTTTTTCACCTAGCTACCGCCGGTCTAGAGACGATGACCGGCTCCATCGCATTATCCGGGGGAGGGGGATGGATGCTGCCGACCCCGTCGGGTATGGGATGGTCGGGCATTCAATCTGGGGCATCGGGAATTGGGCTTGCCGCCTCCATGCCGCCGGAGCGATCGCGTCGTTTTTGGCTGGTGGCCGATGCGGAACTGATCGTGTATGGATCTACCGAGTCGGACGCCCATGTGGCGGTGAATGGTCAACCCAAACTCCTTCAGCCCGATGGCACTTTTCAATGGCAGGTACCGTTTCCCAATGGGCAGATTCGCTATGCAATTCGAGCGATCGCCGCCGATGGTGAGCAAGAACGCTTGATGCGCCTAGAGTTTGAACGCACCACGCCGACGGATCAAACCCACGGGCAAGACCTAGGGGAGGATCCATGGTTCTAG
- a CDS encoding PRC-barrel domain-containing protein, producing MADIEPSVIQHSNLLGRLVIDSNTTDDLGRVDQVWLAHKTHQIVGLSCKSGLLGRKHTEFAWGQIETIGQESVLVSYVAGTETQRPPDTELIIGHEVWTDGGNRAGTVVDYQFDAATGAVVDYLFVSNGWRGRLDGVYRLSPTAVISVGSKRMIVNKTAVEEPEQVSAGLADRVTKVKEFLKDDLSRTKDDMKAALEGTQAIASQVQSQGQKLADQAQETVAELGDRLPGGPSSAAADSEPSPEASSTEEPPADSSADSSADSSADVSTETDPKV from the coding sequence ATGGCTGATATAGAACCATCGGTTATCCAACACAGTAACCTACTCGGTCGCCTAGTCATCGATAGCAACACAACGGATGATCTAGGGCGAGTGGATCAGGTTTGGCTGGCCCATAAAACCCACCAAATCGTCGGACTTAGCTGTAAATCTGGGCTATTGGGACGCAAACATACAGAATTTGCCTGGGGGCAGATTGAGACAATTGGTCAAGAAAGTGTCTTGGTCAGCTACGTTGCAGGGACTGAAACCCAGCGGCCGCCAGATACAGAACTGATTATTGGCCATGAGGTATGGACAGATGGCGGCAATCGGGCCGGCACAGTTGTAGATTATCAATTTGATGCAGCCACTGGCGCGGTGGTCGATTACCTGTTTGTGTCCAACGGCTGGCGGGGCAGGCTGGATGGCGTTTATCGCTTAAGTCCCACAGCGGTAATCAGTGTGGGCAGCAAGCGCATGATTGTGAACAAGACGGCGGTCGAAGAGCCAGAGCAGGTGTCCGCCGGGTTGGCAGACCGGGTCACCAAGGTGAAGGAATTTCTCAAAGACGATCTGTCTCGGACGAAGGACGATATGAAGGCGGCGCTGGAAGGCACTCAAGCGATCGCTTCCCAGGTGCAGTCTCAGGGGCAAAAACTAGCCGACCAGGCCCAGGAAACGGTTGCCGAGTTGGGCGATCGCCTTCCCGGTGGCCCATCCTCAGCGGCGGCAGATTCAGAGCCCAGTCCTGAAGCATCTAGCACGGAAGAACCTCCGGCAGATTCTTCGGCAGATTCTTCGGCAGATTCTTCGGCAGATGTTTCGACAGAAACCGATCCGAAGGTTTAG